A window from Bacteroidota bacterium encodes these proteins:
- the porU gene encoding type IX secretion system sortase PorU: MPGKIILYIFLSFINLNSLAQRVYKSNSVLSQGEWFEFSVKEAGIYKIDMVFLGSLGVNTQNISSASIRLFGNGGEMLAEANNISRSDDLEENAIMLVDGGDGVLNGSDYFLFYASGPHSWLKDSTNKLFKHQQNIYSDKSFYFFTIGGNGKRIQNVNNSQATNISINSFNDRYYHELDTVNFLASGKEWYGEEFSNMPGRSLSRNFDFNIPNILNNSAATLVTNCIARSVGASSRFDVKLNNQLLQQINVLPVGSSQYNLFAQQATASASTVVSQNNIFVGYSFVPNSFNAQGWLNSFEFFSRRNLSMNGINQLLFRDWLSVANGNIGEFSISNTNTSLQVWDITNPLNPANMQGNFSNGTFRFVNNCNRLREYICFTGTEFLRPGSIGKISNQDLHNSSPADYLIVTYSSLLTQANRLAQFHQQKNNYRVKVVTAEQVFNEFGSGSPDPTSVRDFIKMYFDKYQNQPQNKLKYVLLFGDASYDYKNRITGNTNFLPAYESVISLDPLSTYTSDDFFGFLDDNEDINSAIVTNLLDVGIGRVPAKNETEAKNFVEKVLAYYDSKSFGPWRNIYTIIADDEDQNLHLQDAEIFSTTVSTTDSALNINKIYLDAYLQQNGSGIDTYPQANDAVNNTTNTGTLIWNYSGHGGFRRLAEEVILDQTIIDRWNNPYRLPLFVTATCDFAPYDNPLISSIGENILLRPNTGGIALMTTTRLVFSSSNRLLNNNYLSTALLPDVTGNYKTLGEAVMITKNLTYQSSGDFINNRKFTLLGDPAMRLGFPQLNVKVVSINGHATTQTDTLSATENITLDAEITDLSGNLQAGFNGFVYTSIYDKPQQVTTKANDPSSPAVSFSSQNVFLFKGKNTVSAGRFSLNFKVPKDINFQFGNGKMTFYANDSTKDAGGYFNDFIIGGSGTGTSNDIFGPEIKAWLNDEKFVNGSITNQSPLLIVKLKDSSGINTTGSAIGHDIVAVLDNNNNNFFILNDFFESDLDNYGQGVLRFQLPFLEQGHHSLKIKAWDNLNNSSEYILEFLVENNEELVLTRVLNYPNPFTTKTQFWFEHNRPGQNLQVKIEVFTVTGKIIKSLSQTINTEGTRSCEVEWDGRDEYGTKVGRGVYLYRLKITSPDNHKKQTIGKLVIF, from the coding sequence ATGCCAGGCAAAATCATCCTCTATATCTTCTTATCTTTTATTAACTTAAATAGCTTAGCTCAAAGGGTTTATAAGTCCAACTCGGTATTATCACAGGGTGAATGGTTCGAGTTTTCTGTGAAAGAAGCAGGAATTTATAAGATCGACATGGTTTTTCTGGGTTCTTTGGGGGTGAATACACAAAATATTTCATCTGCTTCCATCCGGCTTTTCGGCAACGGTGGCGAGATGCTGGCTGAGGCAAATAATATATCCAGATCCGATGACCTTGAGGAGAACGCAATCATGTTAGTCGACGGGGGAGACGGCGTGCTGAATGGGTCAGATTATTTTCTTTTTTATGCAAGCGGACCGCATTCATGGCTTAAAGATTCTACAAATAAGCTGTTCAAACATCAGCAAAATATATACTCGGATAAATCATTTTACTTTTTCACAATTGGCGGCAATGGAAAAAGAATTCAAAACGTCAATAACAGTCAAGCAACAAATATTTCTATTAATAGTTTCAATGACCGGTATTATCATGAACTGGATACAGTGAATTTTCTGGCAAGCGGGAAAGAATGGTATGGAGAAGAGTTTTCAAATATGCCGGGGAGAAGTTTAAGCCGGAATTTTGATTTTAATATTCCCAATATTTTAAACAACAGTGCAGCCACATTGGTTACAAATTGCATTGCCCGGTCAGTAGGAGCCTCCAGCCGCTTTGATGTAAAGCTCAATAACCAGCTTTTGCAACAGATAAATGTATTGCCGGTTGGCAGTTCGCAATATAATCTGTTTGCCCAGCAGGCGACGGCATCAGCATCTACTGTTGTATCGCAAAACAATATTTTCGTTGGCTATAGTTTTGTACCAAATAGCTTTAATGCACAAGGTTGGTTGAACTCGTTTGAATTCTTCAGTCGCAGAAATCTCTCAATGAATGGAATTAATCAATTGCTTTTCCGGGATTGGCTATCTGTTGCAAATGGAAATATTGGGGAGTTTAGCATTTCAAATACCAACACATCTTTACAGGTTTGGGATATTACCAATCCACTGAATCCGGCAAATATGCAAGGCAATTTCAGTAATGGCACATTCAGGTTTGTAAACAATTGTAACAGGCTTAGGGAGTACATATGTTTTACCGGAACTGAATTTTTAAGACCAGGATCAATTGGAAAGATCAGTAACCAGGATTTGCATAACAGTTCACCGGCCGATTATTTGATCGTTACATATTCTTCTCTTCTTACGCAGGCAAACAGGCTGGCTCAGTTCCATCAACAAAAAAATAATTACAGGGTAAAAGTGGTTACAGCAGAACAGGTATTTAATGAATTTGGCAGTGGTAGCCCCGATCCAACTTCGGTACGGGATTTTATTAAAATGTATTTTGATAAATATCAAAACCAACCACAGAACAAACTAAAGTATGTCTTGCTTTTTGGCGATGCGTCGTATGATTATAAAAACAGGATAACAGGCAATACAAACTTTTTACCCGCTTATGAAAGTGTGATCTCACTCGATCCGCTTTCTACTTATACTTCCGATGACTTTTTTGGATTCCTGGATGATAACGAGGACATCAATTCAGCAATTGTAACTAACCTTCTTGATGTAGGGATTGGCAGGGTGCCAGCAAAAAATGAAACAGAAGCGAAAAATTTTGTTGAAAAGGTGCTGGCCTATTATGACAGTAAAAGTTTTGGCCCCTGGAGAAATATTTACACAATTATTGCCGATGATGAAGACCAGAACCTGCACCTGCAGGATGCAGAAATTTTTTCTACAACTGTTTCAACAACGGATTCTGCACTGAACATTAATAAAATTTATCTCGATGCCTACCTCCAGCAAAACGGATCTGGTATTGATACTTACCCGCAGGCAAATGATGCTGTCAATAATACCACAAACACAGGAACGCTTATCTGGAACTATTCCGGTCACGGAGGTTTTCGTCGGCTTGCAGAAGAAGTAATACTCGATCAAACTATTATTGACAGATGGAATAATCCATACCGATTACCCCTATTCGTTACAGCCACCTGCGATTTTGCTCCGTATGATAATCCCCTGATCAGTTCGATCGGAGAAAATATTTTGCTGCGACCGAATACCGGGGGCATTGCTTTGATGACGACTACGAGGCTAGTATTTTCTTCCAGCAACCGCTTACTAAACAATAACTACCTCTCAACAGCTCTTTTGCCAGATGTTACCGGTAATTACAAAACTTTGGGGGAGGCAGTAATGATAACGAAGAACCTTACATATCAGTCGTCGGGTGATTTCATCAATAACCGTAAGTTCACTTTACTGGGAGATCCCGCCATGCGGTTGGGATTTCCACAATTAAATGTAAAAGTAGTGAGTATAAACGGGCATGCAACAACGCAGACCGATACGCTTAGCGCTACTGAAAACATAACCTTAGATGCAGAAATAACAGACCTATCGGGAAATCTTCAAGCGGGGTTCAATGGTTTTGTTTATACCAGCATTTATGACAAGCCCCAGCAAGTAACTACAAAAGCAAATGACCCATCGAGCCCAGCTGTTTCATTCAGTTCGCAGAATGTTTTTTTATTTAAAGGAAAAAACACCGTCAGCGCAGGCAGATTCAGCCTGAATTTCAAAGTGCCTAAGGACATCAATTTTCAATTTGGTAATGGTAAAATGACTTTTTATGCAAATGACAGCACTAAAGATGCAGGTGGTTATTTCAATGATTTTATAATTGGTGGCTCCGGTACCGGGACTTCAAATGATATTTTCGGGCCGGAAATAAAAGCATGGCTTAACGATGAAAAGTTTGTGAATGGAAGCATCACTAATCAAAGCCCGCTGCTGATCGTAAAATTGAAAGATTCATCTGGTATCAATACTACCGGTTCAGCGATAGGGCATGATATTGTTGCCGTACTGGATAATAACAATAATAACTTTTTTATCCTGAATGATTTTTTTGAAAGCGATCTTGACAATTATGGACAGGGTGTGCTAAGGTTTCAGTTGCCTTTTCTTGAGCAGGGTCATCATTCTTTGAAAATAAAAGCGTGGGACAATCTGAACAACTCATCGGAATATATCCTGGAGTTTTTGGTGGAAAATAATGAGGAACTCGTTCTTACGAGGGTTTTGAATTATCCGAACCCATTTACCACAAAGACACAATTCTGGTTTGAGCATAACCGGCCGGGTCAAAATTTGCAGGTAAAGATTGAAGTATTTACTGTGACTGGAAAAATAATTAAGTCATTGAGCCAGACAATAAATACAGAGGGTACCCGTTCTTGTGAGGTGGAATGGGACGGTAGAGATGAGTATGGCACAAAAGTGGGTAGGGGAGTCTATCTATACAGGTTGAAAATAACTTCACCAGACAACCATAAAAAACAAACGATAGGAAAACTTGTAATTTTTTAG
- the porV gene encoding type IX secretion system outer membrane channel protein PorV, whose protein sequence is MRTTALKLTVILLLCVFSGIATAQPSVEPINVVTTAVPFLRISPDARAGGMGDLGLATSPDASSSFWNIGKTAFNTSKGGLIASYTPWLKDLVNDVYLAGVSGYYKFDEESAITGSLRYFSLGNIQFTDNLGNEFGSFRPREFGFDIGYSRKLSKKSGLGVGLKFISSNLANNITVGSTTYQTGTSVAADIGYYLDGKNEAGDGWAFGAALNNLGAKISYTSNATQKDFIPANLGLGTTYTKNFNADNKLTFGVDLNKLLVPTPPAEGDAAALQDYRSKSVIGSWFSSFGDAPGGMSEEVKEFQFSIGAEYWYKNQFALRTGYFHEDKTKGNRRYFTMGLGVVYNVFGLNFSYLIPSGSGVNRNPLSNTLRFSVLFDFDASAKKE, encoded by the coding sequence ATGAGAACCACTGCTTTAAAACTAACTGTCATTCTGCTCTTATGTGTGTTTTCAGGAATTGCTACCGCACAACCTTCCGTAGAGCCAATTAACGTTGTTACAACCGCTGTACCTTTTTTACGTATTTCCCCTGATGCCCGTGCCGGTGGTATGGGTGATTTGGGACTGGCTACTTCACCTGATGCAAGCTCATCTTTCTGGAACATTGGAAAAACCGCATTCAACACTTCAAAAGGAGGATTGATTGCCAGTTACACTCCCTGGCTGAAAGACCTTGTAAACGATGTTTATCTTGCCGGAGTTTCTGGTTATTACAAATTTGATGAAGAGTCCGCAATTACCGGATCGCTTCGTTATTTTAGTTTAGGTAATATCCAGTTTACAGATAACCTCGGTAATGAATTTGGAAGCTTCCGCCCGAGGGAGTTTGGCTTTGACATCGGTTATTCAAGAAAACTCTCCAAAAAATCAGGTTTGGGTGTTGGATTGAAATTCATCAGTTCAAACCTCGCAAATAATATCACTGTAGGAAGTACTACTTATCAAACAGGAACTTCTGTTGCAGCTGATATTGGTTATTACCTTGATGGTAAGAATGAAGCAGGTGATGGCTGGGCATTTGGCGCTGCTTTGAACAACCTGGGGGCTAAAATTTCTTATACCAGCAATGCAACTCAAAAAGATTTCATTCCTGCGAACCTCGGTTTAGGTACTACTTACACAAAAAATTTCAATGCAGATAATAAACTGACTTTTGGTGTTGATCTCAATAAACTACTTGTACCAACTCCTCCTGCTGAAGGAGATGCAGCTGCACTTCAGGATTATCGTAGTAAAAGCGTTATCGGTAGCTGGTTCAGTTCATTTGGTGATGCACCAGGTGGCATGAGTGAAGAAGTGAAAGAATTCCAGTTTTCAATCGGAGCTGAATATTGGTATAAGAACCAGTTTGCTCTCCGCACAGGTTATTTTCATGAAGACAAAACAAAAGGTAACCGTCGTTATTTCACAATGGGTCTGGGTGTAGTGTATAATGTATTTGGTTTAAACTTCAGCTACCTGATCCCTTCAGGAAGTGGTGTAAACCGCAACCCACTTTCCAACACGCTGCGTTTCTCTGTGTTGTTTGATTTTGATGCCAGTGCTAAAAAAGAATAA
- a CDS encoding fatty acid desaturase translates to MKSLTTITDPVYIPKTSYSWYEKFWLRYINDPRDLPFIHLLTAIHILVLPAAVILYTPLLQGWYWWLLYLPYFYVSQLYFKGRFGLMLHCISHRKFFKKGYVWINDWIVWAICPFFGHTPETYFVHHMAMHHVENNMPDDGSSTLRYQRDSLWGFIQYVSRFLTLGFRDTFMYLFNRKWKKFYMRLSFGEISFYLFCIGMCFVNLQATLWIFIIPFVFARIVMMLGNWAQHAFIHTEDPEENTINCINTKYNHTCWNDGYHAVHHLRPALHYTDIPGEFLKHKDEFAKTKVFVFDGIHYLHVFLWLMTKRYDKLAKNLVNINNMFASEEEAIALMKERTKKYSPQWIKEHSRLTHQPAA, encoded by the coding sequence ATGAAATCGCTGACCACCATTACAGATCCGGTATACATTCCAAAAACCTCTTATAGCTGGTACGAAAAATTCTGGCTCCGGTATATTAATGATCCAAGGGATTTACCTTTTATTCATTTATTAACGGCCATCCATATTTTAGTGCTACCCGCTGCGGTAATATTATATACTCCTTTATTGCAAGGCTGGTACTGGTGGTTGCTTTATCTGCCCTATTTCTATGTATCACAACTATATTTTAAAGGCAGATTTGGCTTAATGCTGCATTGTATCAGTCACAGGAAATTTTTTAAAAAAGGATATGTGTGGATCAATGACTGGATTGTTTGGGCAATTTGTCCATTCTTTGGTCATACACCTGAAACGTATTTTGTACATCATATGGCTATGCACCATGTGGAGAATAATATGCCGGATGATGGCAGTAGTACTTTGCGTTATCAGCGTGATAGTCTCTGGGGATTTATACAATATGTTTCCCGGTTTTTGACCTTAGGTTTTAGAGATACCTTTATGTACCTCTTCAATCGTAAATGGAAGAAATTTTACATGCGCCTGAGTTTTGGCGAAATTTCTTTTTACTTGTTTTGCATTGGTATGTGCTTTGTAAACCTGCAGGCAACTCTCTGGATATTTATCATCCCATTTGTTTTTGCCCGTATAGTAATGATGCTCGGCAACTGGGCCCAGCATGCTTTTATTCATACAGAAGACCCGGAAGAAAATACGATCAACTGCATCAATACAAAATATAATCATACTTGCTGGAACGACGGCTATCATGCAGTGCATCATTTGCGCCCTGCATTACATTACACAGATATTCCTGGCGAATTTTTAAAACACAAGGATGAGTTTGCGAAAACCAAAGTATTCGTTTTCGATGGTATTCATTACCTGCATGTTTTTTTATGGCTGATGACAAAACGCTATGATAAGCTGGCGAAAAACTTGGTGAACATAAATAATATGTTTGCCAGCGAAGAAGAAGCCATTGCACTAATGAAGGAACGTACAAAGAAGTATAGTCCACAGTGGATAAAAGAACACAGCCGGCTAACTCATCAACCGGCTGCGTAA
- a CDS encoding DUF4331 domain-containing protein, with the protein MKRKIYASIMLVAMLISVFPYGAFASSHREAPLISNDPLADNTDLYAFRSPDNPNKVTIIACYVPGQLPQGGPNYYSFGENIRYEIHIDNNVATKGDDIVYRFTFDQKNEDPTTFFNIRLGKQNLKTTYTLERSVNGGKKFSTIVTNGVVPPPNIGPRSISSPVGLNAPNYESLIQSAITTASSGEKVFCGTSDDPFFVDLGGAFDLGDAPRTTGTQSIDGLKCLNVSTIALQIDISTLQKDGKSAAQAANILDPNYVIGVWASASRQKIRVLNPDDYYGTESHQGPWVQVSRLGMPLTNEVVIPIGKKDLWNALTPYQDLEYLSTFGKYFYNPELGLYMDDALFGGAVPALAPLRIQKNSLGAFGFGNTQNGLYGLKGNPALAGTALDDAIFGNLLLPAANSPRSVDLWPIFNTGVPNLKPYQLATGKGGNPLAAGKPFINNFLPNGGDMLRLNMAVPPTQRNSAAFSNLGIVNAAVLGLTNPAYNANTSLQNIPNMDGFPNGRRLEDDVVTIELQAVSGIALAAIGLWYDDFNGSNPVTQDLLDVLTYNAGVTANDAPLRSQFPYVAAPWAGTHNCDCNTPSSRNNNTGISQNAAMAKSSSTLGLAAPEMNLAAYPNPGNGNSTIKYSVDAPSQIKITVMDMQGKLIKVLSDKKQETGVYNVQWDNGSLTAGTYLVIASKNGVVKQTIKVVKN; encoded by the coding sequence ATGAAAAGAAAAATTTACGCTTCCATCATGCTGGTTGCAATGCTCATTAGCGTATTTCCTTATGGAGCATTTGCATCAAGCCATCGTGAAGCACCATTAATTTCAAATGATCCGCTTGCGGATAATACAGACCTGTATGCTTTTCGCAGCCCGGACAATCCGAACAAAGTAACCATCATCGCCTGTTATGTTCCCGGGCAATTGCCACAGGGAGGTCCAAATTATTATTCGTTTGGTGAAAACATCCGTTATGAAATTCACATTGATAATAATGTAGCCACTAAAGGTGATGATATTGTTTACCGTTTTACGTTTGACCAGAAGAATGAAGACCCCACAACATTTTTTAATATCCGTTTGGGAAAACAAAACCTGAAAACCACTTATACTTTGGAAAGAAGTGTGAATGGTGGAAAGAAATTCAGCACTATTGTTACAAATGGCGTTGTTCCTCCACCAAATATCGGCCCTCGTTCTATCAGTTCCCCCGTTGGTTTGAATGCGCCTAACTATGAATCGTTGATTCAAAGTGCAATCACAACAGCCAGCAGTGGTGAAAAAGTTTTTTGCGGGACTTCAGATGATCCGTTTTTTGTTGACCTCGGTGGCGCATTTGATTTAGGTGATGCTCCCCGTACGACAGGTACACAATCAATTGATGGTTTGAAATGTCTGAATGTTTCAACCATTGCTTTGCAAATTGATATTTCAACTTTGCAAAAAGATGGTAAGTCAGCAGCACAGGCAGCAAATATCCTGGATCCTAATTATGTAATTGGAGTTTGGGCATCTGCAAGTCGTCAAAAAATAAGAGTATTGAACCCGGATGATTATTATGGAACTGAATCACACCAGGGTCCATGGGTACAGGTATCCAGATTAGGTATGCCATTAACAAACGAAGTTGTGATTCCAATTGGTAAAAAAGATCTGTGGAATGCATTGACTCCTTACCAGGATCTGGAATACCTTAGCACATTCGGAAAATATTTTTACAATCCTGAACTGGGACTGTATATGGATGATGCATTGTTTGGTGGTGCTGTACCAGCTTTGGCTCCATTACGTATTCAGAAAAATTCATTAGGTGCATTTGGTTTTGGCAACACACAAAATGGATTGTATGGATTAAAAGGCAATCCTGCACTTGCAGGTACTGCATTGGATGATGCAATTTTTGGTAATCTTCTTTTACCTGCGGCAAATTCACCGAGGTCTGTTGATCTGTGGCCAATTTTTAATACTGGCGTTCCCAATTTAAAACCTTATCAATTGGCTACTGGTAAAGGTGGTAATCCGTTAGCAGCGGGTAAACCTTTTATCAATAATTTTTTACCCAATGGTGGCGATATGTTGCGTTTAAATATGGCTGTGCCTCCAACACAACGTAATAGTGCGGCTTTCAGTAATCTTGGTATTGTAAATGCAGCAGTACTGGGATTAACTAATCCTGCTTACAATGCGAATACTTCTTTACAAAACATCCCGAACATGGATGGCTTTCCTAACGGAAGAAGATTGGAAGATGATGTAGTTACTATTGAACTTCAGGCGGTAAGTGGTATTGCACTCGCAGCAATTGGTTTGTGGTATGATGATTTTAATGGTAGTAACCCAGTTACGCAAGATCTGCTTGATGTCCTTACTTACAACGCAGGTGTAACTGCAAATGATGCGCCCCTGAGATCACAGTTTCCTTATGTAGCTGCTCCATGGGCAGGTACACATAATTGTGATTGCAATACACCGTCATCACGCAACAATAACACAGGCATTTCTCAGAATGCTGCTATGGCAAAATCAAGCAGCACTTTAGGACTGGCAGCCCCTGAAATGAACCTGGCAGCTTATCCTAATCCAGGCAATGGCAACAGCACTATTAAATACAGTGTTGATGCTCCGTCACAGATAAAAATAACAGTAATGGATATGCAGGGTAAATTGATAAAAGTGTTGTCAGATAAAAAACAAGAAACAGGTGTATATAATGTTCAATGGGATAATGGAAGCCTTACTGCAGGAACATATCTCGTAATTGCATCGAAGAATGGTGTAGTAAAACAAACAATTAAAGTGGTAAAAAATTAA
- a CDS encoding acetylgalactosaminidase — MKSNRRKFLRNLGIGAGAITALPALAHVKNDEADIINSIGSYENEKQTFNMCGYAAPKLDTVRIGVVGLGMRGSEAVSRLSYIDGVEITALCDKYPDRVTKSQKTLEKAGRPKAKEYSGEEGYKALCESNDVDLVYTPTPWHLHTPVAVYAMKHGKHAATEVNVGKTIDQCWEVVETSEKTKKHCMMLENCCYDFFELLTLNMARQGMFGEIVHAEGAYIHDLSRDWLFNKKAYADMWRLKENIGKNGNLYPTHGLGPISQCMNINRGDKFDHLVSMSTNDFTLNNLAKEMTAKDDFFKEYVDKPYRGNMNTTLIRTNSAKSIMLQHDVSTLRPYSRIHLVSGTKGVAQKYPGPERIAFGHSWIKEEEMKKLVDTYSPPIVKHIGEIAKEVGGHGGMDFIMDWRLIDCLRNGLPLDQNVYDGASWSSIFHLSQKSVASKSKSVDVPDFTRGAWKTNKPMDLTLNGGATTVVRKIKSDSKLQQ; from the coding sequence ATGAAATCTAATCGCAGAAAATTTCTCCGCAACCTCGGTATAGGTGCAGGCGCAATAACAGCTTTACCTGCTTTAGCCCATGTAAAAAATGATGAGGCAGATATTATTAATAGTATTGGCTCCTATGAAAATGAAAAGCAAACATTTAATATGTGCGGCTATGCTGCACCAAAACTGGACACAGTAAGGATCGGTGTAGTTGGTTTAGGTATGCGTGGATCTGAAGCGGTATCAAGATTAAGTTATATAGATGGAGTTGAAATAACAGCACTGTGTGATAAATATCCTGACCGTGTAACGAAATCGCAAAAGACACTGGAAAAAGCGGGAAGACCAAAAGCAAAAGAATATAGCGGTGAAGAAGGATACAAGGCATTATGCGAAAGCAATGATGTTGATCTGGTTTATACACCAACTCCCTGGCATCTGCATACACCTGTCGCTGTATATGCAATGAAGCATGGTAAGCATGCTGCCACTGAGGTAAATGTTGGTAAAACAATTGATCAATGTTGGGAGGTAGTAGAAACATCTGAGAAAACAAAAAAACATTGCATGATGCTGGAGAACTGCTGTTATGATTTTTTTGAACTGCTTACATTGAATATGGCAAGACAGGGAATGTTTGGTGAGATTGTTCATGCCGAAGGCGCATACATACATGATCTAAGCAGAGATTGGTTATTTAATAAGAAAGCTTACGCAGATATGTGGCGGCTAAAAGAAAATATCGGGAAGAACGGAAACTTGTATCCAACACATGGCCTCGGTCCAATTTCGCAATGCATGAATATAAACCGGGGCGATAAGTTTGATCACCTGGTAAGTATGAGTACAAATGACTTTACTTTGAATAACCTTGCAAAAGAAATGACTGCGAAGGATGATTTCTTTAAGGAGTATGTTGATAAACCTTATCGAGGTAATATGAATACAACATTGATACGTACCAATAGTGCTAAGTCGATCATGCTGCAGCATGATGTATCTACACTTCGTCCTTATTCAAGAATTCACCTGGTAAGTGGTACAAAAGGGGTGGCCCAAAAATATCCGGGACCTGAGCGGATCGCATTTGGTCATAGTTGGATTAAAGAAGAGGAAATGAAAAAATTAGTTGATACTTATTCACCACCAATTGTAAAACACATAGGAGAAATAGCAAAAGAAGTAGGCGGACATGGGGGTATGGATTTTATTATGGATTGGCGATTGATCGATTGTTTGCGAAATGGTTTACCGCTTGACCAGAATGTGTATGATGGAGCATCATGGAGTTCTATATTTCATTTAAGCCAGAAATCTGTTGCCTCAAAATCAAAATCTGTTGATGTGCCTGATTTTACAAGAGGTGCATGGAAAACAAATAAACCGATGGATCTTACATTGAATGGTGGGGCAACGACGGTGGTAAGAAAAATCAAATCAGATTCAAAACTACAACAATAA
- a CDS encoding 2-C-methyl-D-erythritol 2,4-cyclodiphosphate synthase — translation MSYRIGFGVDYHQLVEGRELWIGGVKIPHHKGSLGHSDADVLLHAICDAMLGALSLGDIGIHFPNTSAEFKNIDSKILLRRTFTLISDEGYRIVNIDSSVCLEAPKIKAHATEMKKIIASILDITEKDVSVKATTTEQMGFVGREEGLQAFATVLLQKI, via the coding sequence ATGTCTTACCGCATCGGATTTGGGGTCGATTATCATCAGTTGGTGGAAGGCCGGGAGCTTTGGATTGGCGGCGTAAAAATTCCGCATCATAAAGGTTCTTTGGGACATAGCGATGCAGATGTATTATTACATGCTATTTGTGATGCAATGCTTGGTGCTTTGTCGCTGGGAGATATTGGTATTCATTTTCCTAACACATCAGCGGAGTTTAAAAATATTGATAGCAAAATACTTTTAAGAAGAACTTTCACATTAATATCCGATGAAGGATATAGAATTGTGAATATTGATTCTTCTGTATGTCTTGAGGCCCCAAAAATTAAGGCCCATGCAACCGAAATGAAAAAAATCATCGCTTCAATTCTTGATATAACGGAAAAAGATGTTTCAGTAAAAGCGACTACGACAGAGCAAATGGGTTTTGTGGGAAGAGAAGAAGGTCTACAGGCTTTCGCAACTGTTTTATTACAAAAAATTTAA